A single Bicyclus anynana chromosome 19, ilBicAnyn1.1, whole genome shotgun sequence DNA region contains:
- the LOC112044595 gene encoding X-ray repair cross-complementing protein 5 has product MAPTKVDQATIIILDVGRKVSVPEEKNGQSFFEKGRECAGRIIERKIISQGKNLLGILLLGSKTTKNNLAEQAPGTCKNIEMLTELQTPSWSMIRSLPTEPSKSKGNWFDALLVAAEHIKNGVFSTKIAQKKIILMTNFIVPCDTDEKQIKQAISGFQEEGFEVDVIGPDIYSEENKNYDIELARLFVEETKGATATFDYTMRYLLFHKKKATNAVPWNVDLSIGPNIKIPVSAYIRIKDEPVVKKWNKAIRNPVTNTASSSEGVKKDKIHINTEDQTTVTSDNVINGYEYGQQIIPFSDCDKSMLYDPGQKSLKVYGFTKASNITWQNLNGDGLSYVFGRKHNKKAQYALRCLVECLLELDLVGIVRRVYNNGNAPKMYALMPVIDTSNFVCLSMVGICYKDEIKNMAFPVTNLKKYTCTDEQVDCFKELIKAMDLTNAYDESEFDDTEAFPIAKMVSPSAQYILDCIAYRAMHPGKPLPQPRDDIMMLFKIPPLIEKKSRDVIEKLKKSFVLNKVEVKKRDKKQVQAMDIDDYCQQNQPSTSFDITNDIPKIDLNSFKKSESVVRIGTINAVSDYEALKQEGKTVADLSSQMCDAIESMIFGNLDGNFSRALDAMMHFRNECIKSEPNLYNNWLKTFVLELADRKRNNVIEMINAQNVNYILQSENSLSTIKSHSDDSQLYETDTVPELTDVQISSEVNDLFDNM; this is encoded by the exons ATGGCTCCTACAAAAGTTGATCAAGCCACCATAATAATATTGGATGTCGGCAGAAAGGTGTCGGTTCCTGAAGAAAAGAATGGACAATCGTTCTTCGAGAAGGGAAGGGAATGCGCTGGACGCATCATTGAGCGTAAGATTATAAGCCAAGGGAAGAACTTGTTGGGTATACTATTGCTAGGTTCAAAgactactaaaaataatttagccGAGCAAGCACCAGGAACTTGTAAAAATATAGAGATGTTAACTGAACTGCAGACTCCTTCATGGTCAATGATACGAAGTCTTCCAACCGAG CCTTCAAAATCAAAAGGAAATTGGTTTGATGCACTCTTAGTCGCAGCTGAACATATAAAAAATGGTGTGTTCTCTACCAAAATTGCTcagaagaaaataatattaatgaccAACTTTATTGTGCCTTGTGATACAGATGAGAAGCAAATCAAACAg GCAATATCTGGTTTTCAAGAAGAAGGTTTTGAAGTTGATGTCATTGGGCCAGATATTTACTCTGAAGAGAACAAAAACTATGATATAGAACTAGCAAGACTCTTTGTTGAGGAAACTAAAGGGGCAACAGCCACATTTGATTATACTATGAGATACTTACTATTCCACAAGAAAAAGGCTACTAATGCTGTACCTTGGAATGTTGATTTGAGTATAGGTCCAAATATAAAGATACCTGTTTCAGcttatataagaattaaggaTGAACCAGTTGTCAAGAAATGGAATAAAGCAATCAGGAATCCTGTCACCAATACAGCTAGTTCTTCAGAAGGGGTTAAAAAAGATAAGATACATATTAACACAGAAGATCAAACAACAGTTACTTCTGATAATGTTATTAATGGCTATGAATATGGACAACAAATCATTCCTTTTTCAGACTGTGATAAAAGTATGCTGTATGATCCTGGGCAAAAATCATTAAAAgtgtatggttttacaaaagccAGCAACATCACATGGCAAAATTTAAATGGAGATGGCTTGTCTTATGTTTTTGGgagaaaacataataaaaaagccCAATATGCGCTAAGATGTTTAGTTGAATGCCTCCTTGAATTGGATTTGGTTGGGATTGTACGAAGAGTTTATAACAATGGAAATGCACCAAAAATGTATGCTCTTATGCCTGTGATAGACACAAGCAACTTTGTATGTTTATCCATGGTTGGTATTTGCTATaaagatgaaataaaaaatatggcatttCCTGTcacaaacttgaaaaaatacacATGTACTGATGAACAAGTTGATTGCTTTAAAGAACTTATAAAAGCCATGGATTTAACAAATGCATATGATGAATCTGAGTTTGATGACACTGAAGCATTCCCAATAGCTAAAATGGTCAGCCCATCCGCTCAgtatatcttagattgcattgctTACAGAGCCATGCATCCTGGTAAACCTTTACCTCAACCGAGGGatgatattatgatgttatttaaaatcccACCATTAATTGAAAAGAAATCTAGAGATGTtattgaaaagttgaaaaaatcCTTTGTTCTGAATAAAGTGGAAGTCAAAAAGAGGGATAAAAAGCAAGTTCAAGCTATGGATATTGATGATTATTGTCAACAAAACCAACCATCCACATCCTTTGACATCACAAATGATATACCCAAAATTGATCTTAATAGTTTCAAAAAATCAGAAAGTGTTGTGAGAATAGGTACTATAAATGCAGTGAGTGATTATGAGGCACTCAAACAGGAAGGGAAAACTGTGGCTGACCTTTCCTCACAAATGTGTGACGCTATTGAAAGTATGATATTTGGCAACTTAGATGGTAATTTCAGTAGAGCTCTAGATGCAATGATGCATTTCAGAAATGAATGTATTAAATCTGAACCAAACCTGTATAATAATTGGCTAAAAACTTTTGTATTAGAACTTGCTGATCGGAAGAGGAACAATGTTATTGAAATGATAAATGCACagaatgtaaattatattttgcaaaGTGAGAATAGTTTAAGCACAATCAAATCGCATTCTGACGACAGTCAGTTGTATGAAACTGATACAGTGCCCGAGCTAACTGATGTCCAAATAAGTTCAGAAGTCAACGATCTTTTTGATaacatgtaa